AGTAATCAGAATTACTTGATGCCCTAATCCCATTTTTGCACCGAAATGGAGTAAACTTATGGTATGAATGATTTGAAGAACCCAAAAAGCTTGTTGTTGTATTAATAGATAATGAATTgagaaaaccaaatttctttgttATCGAAGGAGTTGCAGAATTCACAATGAATCGAAGATTAGAAGAATTCGGAGATGGATTGTTGtaatagcagcagcaggagctcTGCTGAGCTATTGACATTGGCTTAGTTGAGGAGGAGGAGCAAATTGAGAGATAGATGAGAAGATTGCTCTAAAACCTCTGAAAAGAAAACTCCTCGTTATCAAAGGCGTACACGTTCGTTTTTCGTTGACCTACTTTAAACGTGGGTGAACGTACGTTACAATTTCTTTTAGAAATTAATCAGAAAAATAGAAACGACACGTGTCCAACATTCCTTTTCTGAGACCTCTCACCGAAGGCGGCTATAAATATGTACGCCCTAATTCGCTTAAACCTCACAAATCAATCACTGCTAATTGGGGGGAAAACAGAGATTTTTGATTCTTTTTCCAGAATAAGCAAGAAGAAGATGTTGGATAAAGAAAAATCTTATGCGACAAGATTGACAGGATTAAAGAAGAAAGTTCGTGAGTTCTCTACATTAGTTGATGTTGATGCTTGTATGCTTATCTATGGCGGACCCAAACAGGGGGGTTCTCATCATCGTCGTCGTGATGATCAGCCTGAGACATTCCCTGAGAATCGACGCGATGTAATTCGAATTGTGAATCGTTATCTTGGTATTCCTAAGGAAGAACGTATTAAAAGACACGAAAAACTATTTGATGGTGGTGATGGAAAGAacaagattgaagaagaagatgatgataattTGGATGAATCAGTTAATAACAAGAAAAGAGGTATTGGGAGTAATTCTGATGGGTTAGAATGGGATGATCAGTACGACAAGTTAAGTGCTGATGAACTTCAACGGCTGATTGACTCTGTGGAGTCCAAGATTGGAATTATTGATGAGAAAATTCAGGTCATGGAAAACCCTAGAAGTGGTGGAGTTTCTGATCCTAGGGTTGTTGCTAATAATACAACTCAGGGaattaataataacaataataataataataatactagtatgcagatgcagatgcagatgcaaccAATATATGTTCTTCAACCTGCCTTCAATCAGAATCTTGCTGCTGCTAACAATGGTTCTACTGGAATGGTGCCAATGGGGGTACCAATGGGGATGATAAATCCGATGAGTACAGCTAATGGGGCGAATGTACCGTATCCAATCATTCCAATGGTTCCAATGTTGGCAGCCCGACCAAGTGGAAGAAACAATATGGTTCCGATGATGGCAGCCCGACCAAGTGGAAGAGACAATATGGTTCCAATGATGACAGTCCGACCAAGTGGAAGAGACAATAATAACCAGGAGGTATATGGAAATCATCAAGGGAAGCAAGTTGAGTATTTTGTGCCACAGGCTGGAAATAACCAAGGGCAGCAAGTTGCGTATATTGTGCCACAGGCTGGAAATAACCAAGGGCAGCAAGTTGCGTATTTTGTGCCACAGGCTGGAAATAACCAAGGGCAGCAGGTTGCATATATTGTGCCGCAGGCATTCGTCCAGCCAACGTCTTCGACGAGGTCGTTTATACCAGATTTGATGCCTGGTGCTTCAGATGCATAAGAACAACCTTTTTGATGATTGTCAGGGTTCTTAGGCCGAGTACAAGACTAGTGAGTTCTCAAGTTCATGCTGCATGTTTTTCAACCTTAGAAACATGTCAGGGGTTTAGAGGTTTTAGACTTTTAGCTTCTGTATTTCTTTTGGTCTCAGAAAACacttgttcaaagttattctatAGATGATTTGTGTATTGATGTAATGAAAGACAAAATCCTTATTGAGTAGTATATGTTTTCTCATAAAGTAACGATATCGTTAACAATTGCATAAGACATTGCTATAGCCTACCAAGTTCTGCACTAAGGAGTTTTGAGTTCTGCAAGAAATCTAGCAGCGACTGAAAGAGCAACACCAAAGAATATGATGGGCATTAAGATGCATTAACGTGTAAGATGAAGCTGCCGGAGCAACTAGGAAGGACTTCTTGCATCCAAGTCTTTTTCTTGCAAGTTGTGTTTTTTTAAAacatcatttcttttgttgatttggTTTTTACATTGTCTAGTTGGTTTATGGATGTTGATGCATTTTCTGCTATATATAGATATACTAGATTGAAATTTGTTGAATTGTAAAAAGTTTTCGGCTGCAGCTATATGTTACTATCAATTTTTTGCAGTGGCTTAACGCTTATATACCAATGACACTGCATATTAGCCTAATATTGTCTTTAGCCCTGAAATCATCCTGCTACAGATTACTAGCATAGATTTGCCTCAACTACGGATACCTGCTCGGGAACAAACTGAACTTTTACTACTAAGATGATCATGGAAACCAAAAgacagcaccaaattctttactggTATGAGAAACTGCTGCATGATTCCATCTAAGTGGTGTTATATCTCTATAACGTTGCGAGTCTTGTGACCGAACACAAATGAACAGAGAAAGGAAGAACTGAACATATTTCAAGGACCCATCAGTAACGCGAGTTTATCAAATATTCCAGAAGCAATACATAAAACCAGATAAGATAATAACACACTAAAAACACCCACGCTGAAACTTAAACCCGCAAGAAGTCACATATATAACAGAAACAAATTCATGGCGTTTCTGCATAAAGATGATCTTTTCATCAAGCATTAGATAGAGACATTTGATATCAATAATGTTAGAAGGTGTAGCAGATAAAATTCTTGTCAATCCTAACCAGAACTAGCATGGTCTTTCCATGAGTTTATTAAATAAAATATCAGTCAGTCAAGGATCAGAAATACGCAGTCATTTATTTATCTTGTAATGCACCAAAATACCAACAACAAACGATGTGTTTACAGAAAAATCTCTAATACAAAATATGTTTACACTAAAATTGAACATTCAGATACAGAACCCAGATTTAATACAGGTGTCATTGCGCTATTTCTTGTGTATCTACTTACAAAAGTTTCATCATTTCACTAGCATGTTTGTACCCCTTGGGCTTGGGATGCTTGGCCTTAAATCCAAGTTCAACGCGTGATTTTCCACGATTAAACGAGCCTCGGCTACGAATTTTCTGCCACCAATGCAGTTTCTTGACAACAAGTTTTCTCTTACCAGTTACTGTTCTTTCTAATCGTCTTTTACCAGCTTTTGACGGCTTAGATTTATTCGAGCCCCAAAGGTGACTAATGAAACCTCCAAAGAGCATTCTAAGATGTCCCTGCTGTTTGAAATCCGGTCTGTTCTTAAGCTGTGTTCTTCTCTTGTTCTTTCTCACCATCTGGTCTTTGGTTTTGTGGTGGAGTATGTCATTACTTACAGGATTCCCAGCAGACCGATGATGAGCGTGGACATTTTCATCCTCCTTGGATGATGAAACACCAGTATTATGACGGCCGGGATGATGGTGGTGGTCATTCTGATGATGGAACATGCCTCCAAACTTGTTCTTTATTCGTCTAAACCATCCCATCTTGTCAGTGGAATGATGTGATGGATAAACGTTGGAATCACGACTCCTCCTATGTGAGTAGACCTCATCTGGTGATCTACTACGTGACGTGGACCTGCTGGAACTATATGAGTAATCTTCCGATGGCGATCTACTCCTTGATAAGGACCTATAAAGGCGACGGTGATCCAGCATTCTGCGTCGTGGATGTGGTTCCCTCTCGTTGCCACTAGAAGACCCAGAAGCGGATGACGAAGCAGAATCTGAAAATGTTGACATAGATCCATTAATCCGATCAAATCGCATCAGTGTTGGCGCCAGTATGACATCGCTTGGGACATTATTGTATCTTTGTCGACATGGGCCAACTTCCTTGGAACCGCCATATCCAACCTTCCTTGACAACTTCGAAGGTGGGGTAGATATTCTGTGTTGAGTctgattcttcttctgactcgATTTTTGCTCCTGTGCATATCGAATATCTTCCCACTTTGATTGTCTCTCAAGTGCATTCACTGTTTCCTGACCAGATTGAAATTTTGGAACAATGGCTACATTCTTCTGTTGGATGCCGGAATGCCCATTCTTGATTGAGTCAGAATTAGAAAACAGTTGAGTTGGCGAAGGTTGTTGAAGATGATTCCCGAGATGTGCGAACCTTCGTACCGCATCTATTGCAATAACCACCTGCCTTCCGGCTTTCTTCATTTTCCCACAATTTGGACACGTTTTAGGAGGAAATTTGAAATATTTCTCCTCAAATGTCTGTTTGAtcaccagaagaagaaaaaaattagtaATATTAGATAAGAAATTAGGATATTTGATCATGGATAACATCTTTGAATCTTATCATAGTATATACTTTAACTTGAGACCAAACACTCTGCTGCGCAAAATCGTCTATAACCCTTTTTAATCCAAGTCTTGAATCCTCGTGTAACTGGAAAACAAACAGAAAAAAGAGATTCAGAGGAATAGAATCAAATTTTGAAGGAGAATTGCTTGCAACCAGAATAATAAGATTCAAGAACAAGAATTCATTTTTTTAGGGGATTCTTTACTTACTGTCAGAGAAGGATTTTGAAAGAGTTTATACATGTTTTCAATAGTGCGCAGATTCTCTAATAACGATGAGTATGAATCAGTAGAATTTTCGGAATCCATTTTTGTTCTTGCTTTTAAACAAAATGAATTTGAACGAAAAACAAGTTATGCGCAAAAGATGTGTCAGAAGTGGTTTGAAACGAGTTTGAAAGAAAAACAGTTGTGCGCAAGTAGTTATTGTAACTGGCATATATGGATAAGGATGTGtcacttaacttttttttttttctttttctgaaaacTTCTGTAGAGCACAATTCACATCACGGTACAAATAGAAATACAACACCAACCTATTGATTTGCTCTTAAGATTGAATAATTTGGATCCTTACATTTTGAGTTGCATATACTATGGATGGAATAAAGTTGAAATTTTTACTTTTGCAtgataaaaaatcaaaaatagtTAAACTGACAAAAATCCCATGAACTGGTTTCAGCTCCCATTCAAGTATCTAGTTTCTCTTTGGTTCTGGGGTTTTCTTCCCTCGGGATTTCCTTTCTTTACTCTGAAAGAGACAAATATAAAAACATATGAAAGAGTTAAGCACCGTCCATGCAAAACAAACGAAGCAAAACAAGTCCCCAAAGAATAGATATAATATGTCC
This genomic stretch from Papaver somniferum cultivar HN1 chromosome 5, ASM357369v1, whole genome shotgun sequence harbors:
- the LOC113277666 gene encoding uncharacterized protein LOC113277666, with protein sequence MLDKEKSYATRLTGLKKKVREFSTLVDVDACMLIYGGPKQGGSHHRRRDDQPETFPENRRDVIRIVNRYLGIPKEERIKRHEKLFDGGDGKNKIEEEDDDNLDESVNNKKRGIGSNSDGLEWDDQYDKLSADELQRLIDSVESKIGIIDEKIQVMENPRSGGVSDPRVVANNTTQGINNNNNNNNNTSMQMQMQMQPIYVLQPAFNQNLAAANNGSTGMVPMGVPMGMINPMSTANGANVPYPIIPMVPMLAARPSGRNNMVPMMAARPSGRDNMVPMMTVRPSGRDNNNQEVYGNHQGKQVEYFVPQAGNNQGQQVAYIVPQAGNNQGQQVAYFVPQAGNNQGQQVAYIVPQAFVQPTSSTRSFIPDLMPGASDA
- the LOC113277665 gene encoding protein KOKOPELLI-like — protein: MDSENSTDSYSSLLENLRTIENMYKLFQNPSLTLHEDSRLGLKRVIDDFAQQSVWSQVKTFEEKYFKFPPKTCPNCGKMKKAGRQVVIAIDAVRRFAHLGNHLQQPSPTQLFSNSDSIKNGHSGIQQKNVAIVPKFQSGQETVNALERQSKWEDIRYAQEQKSSQKKNQTQHRISTPPSKLSRKVGYGGSKEVGPCRQRYNNVPSDVILAPTLMRFDRINGSMSTFSDSASSSASGSSSGNEREPHPRRRMLDHRRLYRSLSRSRSPSEDYSYSSSRSTSRSRSPDEVYSHRRSRDSNVYPSHHSTDKMGWFRRIKNKFGGMFHHQNDHHHHPGRHNTGVSSSKEDENVHAHHRSAGNPVSNDILHHKTKDQMVRKNKRRTQLKNRPDFKQQGHLRMLFGGFISHLWGSNKSKPSKAGKRRLERTVTGKRKLVVKKLHWWQKIRSRGSFNRGKSRVELGFKAKHPKPKGYKHASEMMKLL